GAAGATGAATTCCTCACTTCCTGCCATCTCCAGATACCTACAACTTGTCTGTTTCCCAGGTTGTCACCTTAGCTCCTTCTACACACATTTAGAGTTTAGTTCATGGTTTTGGAAGATCTCTTAGAGACTCGTATGTTCTATTCCAAAAGTTCCATTGCCTCTCTGCTAAAGCACTGACAAATCTTCATGGAATCAGTTTCCACATATCCTCACATCATCTGAATGGCTCAACAGTGGCAGAAGAcaccctctcctctcctctcctctcctctcctctcctctcctctcctctcctctcctctcctctcctctcctctcctctcctctcctctcctctcctctcctctcctctcctctcctctcctctcctctcctctcctctcctctcctctcctctcctctcctctcctctcctctcctctcctctcctctcctctcctctcctctcctctcctctcctctcctctcctctcctctcctctcctctcctctcctctcctctcctctcctctcctctcctctcctctcctctcctctcctctcctctcctctcctctcctctcctctcctctcctctcctctcctctcctctcctctcctctcctctcctctcctctcctctcctctcctctcctctcctctcctctcctctcctctcctctcctctcctctcctctcctctcctctcctctcctctccctctctctcctctcctctcctctcctctcctctcctctcccctcctctcctctcccctcctccctcctcctctcccctcccctcctctcccctcccctcctctcctctcctctcctctcctctcctctcctctcctctcctctcctctcctctcctctcctctcctctcctctcctctcctctcctctcctctcctctcctctcctctcctctcctctcctctcctctcctctcctctcctctcctctcctctcctctcctctcctctcctctcctctcctctcctctcctctcctctcctctcctctcctctcctctcctctcctctcctctcctctcctctcctctcctctcctctcctctcctctcctctcctctcctctcctctcctctcctctcccccatgaAATGAAATATGATCTACAagataaaaccacaaaaaaaacctaTGCAAGAGGTTCTCAATATGGTCTGAACAAGTTCTcccacacacatatgcacacaagCGTACatgtacatgcatacacacaaaTGTGCACACATGACCACTCAGAGGCTGTTGGAGATCTGGTTGTTCTGACGAGCTTCTTGGTCTTCAGGATGTCCTGGCAGAAGGCTGTGTTCTGCTGAccgaggatgccaattaaactcagacaccagagtgaaaagagtaggctgattttactgttaaacagaatagtacacttacttattactacatacagttaagcaaggcGGTGCATgtaatcattactacacaatggggagaacagtgattaagaaagatccatcaccacttgcatacattaccaacatccagatctggGCAGGCCcagttgcagtgaggatttggagagcttgtcccggcaagtgggaagtcctagGTGATGagtccatccgtaggtgaggcatccaaagtcacagcaagtgggtccagccttatataccaaaattcagcaagtcagaataactggcacctttgttttgagtggaaacatctggtttcatcctcctgttggattccacccaaagcctggccagggcttgggcgGGAGATCCAAGGGAGtctctaacaaggccaaacacttgggttctctgccttgaacaaggctaaacaacggaagttggatacacattctcacagcatttcatcctcactactgattatattctgtccaagctacatctttcactagtgagcgtacatactttgttaatgatcagatactaataattcaCAGTAAtgataatacagattttactaattagcagatactaataatggataatgtttggttgtgaggttcatctagaggtcaactttgtttcggggcctattattcaggccccAGCACTACAGGCTGGCATGGCGATGACTGACAGAGTCCATCATTATAAGATGGTGGTTGTACCATCTGGACTGCAAAAGAAGGCAGTTCATAGAACTGCACTCATGCTTGTCTCTAGTATTTGTCAACAGGCAAAACTGTTGACAACTTCTGAGATGACACCCACGAGAAGTTTTTTTCTTGCTCATTATGATATGAtagcgatggactaaggccaactggaggagtttcaataaggccaaatgccgggttctgcacttgggccacagcaacccgcagcagcgctacaggcttggggaggagtggctggagagctgccagtcagagagggacctgggggtgttgattgtcagccggctgaacatgagccagcagtgtgcccaggtggccaagaagccaatggcatcctggcttgcatcagcaatagcgtggccagcagggaaagggaagtgatcttacccctgtactcggcactggtgaggccgcacctcaattactgtgttcagttttgggcccctcactacaaaagggacattgaatgactcgagggtggccagagaagggcaacggagctggtgcagggtctggagcacaggtcttacaaggagtgactgagggaactggggttgtttagtctggagatgaggaggctgaggggagacctcatcgccctctataagtccctggaaggagggtgcagagagaggggatgagtctctttaaccaagtaacaagcgataggacaagagggaatggcctcaagttgcaccagggaaggtttagactagatattagtaagtatttctttccagaaggggttgttgtgggttggaatgggctgcccagggcaggggtggaggcccccgtccctggaggtgtttaagagtggggttgacatagtgctgagggatctggtggcgttgagaactgtcagtgtgaggttcattaTTTAACTAggtgatattcaaggtcttttccaacctaggtgattctgtgataatttttctgtttaagcAAATTCACCAAATAGCACATTTTGCTCCTACTCACCTTTGGAAGACTAAATGATGAGCCTTGGTCTCTGGAGTCTGCTGAAAGAGAAGATGTCCACGTGGAGTAATAAAACATGAGAGAGAAGAACCCTGGGAACTCTGGCCCAAGTTCTCTGCATTACCAGGTGAAATGGCACGTACAGGCTGATGCCACACTTCCATACAGGCACTTATGGACCTAGAGCGTTCATGGGTCATGTAGGAGACTGCAGTCAGTTTCCCATTCTCTCAGACAAAGCTAGAGATGATTTTATTCCCCCCTCCAAATGACAGAAGATAAATGACTCCAAGGTCCTTGAGTCATTTATCTGTGAGTGTTTGTATGAGGCTCTCAGGCACATCTCCAAAAATTTTTGTTCATGACATAAAGAACTAGTAACAGAGAGATGCAAAATACAAATGACACTAAGGCCCAGGTGACAAGATACCTGTCCAAGACACATTATGCTACAATGATTATACtgtatgaaatattaaaaagatgCAAGGTTGTATATCATGAATAAGAAGTAGCAAGATTCATATACACGCATATTGgacagaagaaacacaaaatctCTAATTAGAGTTTGAGATACATCCATTTTCCAAGTGTTCCAAGTTATCAGGGTGTTTAAAAAAAGTCAAGcgtaaaagcaacaaaaaatccACGTatacagaggagaagaaagattCCTTTCAAGCAGAATCAGTTCATCTCTTTCTCAGCTCAGCTATAATTTTTATTAGTActcctttcatttctttattcCTCAGGCTGTAAATCAGGGGGTTTAATGTGGGAATTATGGTTGTGTATATGAGAGCTAGGAATTTCTTAGTGTCTTCTGAATTACTGGATTTTGGCCGTAAATAATTCAAGGTCCCGCTTACACAGTACATTGTTACAACAATGAAATGTGAGGAACAGGTGGAGAAGGTCTTGTGTCTGCCCTCAGTAGAGGAAATCTTCAGGATGCTGGAGATGATGCAGGCATAGGATACCAGGATGAGACAAAATGGTGCAAAGATGACCAGCACTGTGGCTGTAATGATCTGCTTTTCATAGAATGATGTGTCAGTGCAGGAGAGCATAATGAGGGGGGGAATATCACAGAAGAAGTAGTTAATCTTCTTGGGCTCACAAAATGTCAGTGTGAACACCCAAGCTGTCTGCACCACAGACACAACAATACCACTGCAGAACGACAGCAGGACCAAGGAATGACAAACTCTGCTGTTCATGATGACTGAATATCTAAGGGGTTTGCATATGGCCACGTAACGGTCATAAGCCATGGCTGTCAAAAGGTACCATTCTGTAGTTCCAAAGAAAACCACACAGTAGAGCTGTGTGGCACAGCCCGTGTAGGAAATGCTCCTGTCCTCTGACAGGAAGTTTACCAGCATCTTGGGGACAATGGCCGATGCTGTGGAAATATCCAGGAAGGACAAGACccggaggaagaagtacatgggcgTGCGGAGGGTGGGGTGCACTGTGACCATGAAGATGAGAAGATTCCCAATGATGGTGAAGGTGTACATTAAGCAGAATGTGAAGAACAGCAAGTGCTGCAGTTCTGGGTGGTTGGACAATCCAGAGAGGACAAATGCCGTCAGCAGGGTGTGGTTTCCTGGTTCTGGTCCCTCTGTTGGCTTCATCTGGGAGGAATCAAATGGACAGACTGTCAGCGGGGTAGTCGCTGCACCGAGATCACGGTGCTTCATCCAGTTACTGAAGTGAGGAGTCTCTTGGGAATCCCTGGAGAGCCACTGGATCAAAGGGTGCAACTCTTGAGCTGGCTTAGCTGAACAGAGTAAGACAGCAATGGCTGTGTGTGCTGAAAGCACATGATGTTAGTGCTCTCTAAGTTTCATAGTTTGGGATAGTGACCAAGCATACAGTGATGAGGAGTTGACATTTAAGGCTTGGCTCCATCATGGGTGTAGGGTTAATTGTGTTCCCCCCAAACATCAGCTCTGTGGTCCCAACTGGTTCCACAGGTGCTTTCTGCACTGAAGGAAAAGCCCCGTTGACAACAAAAACCTCCACAgtccaaaaaaaaagcaaagccaaaagaaagcaaaaccaaataaactTTGTCTAGAGACAGGCAAAGGGAGAAGGAATAATTAGGGGGAAAGATGCCCATAGAGAACACTAaggacgtgcaaaggctgaagctCACTACTGTCTATCTGCTTCATTAGTCACACTGCCTCATTACCTGATGAGTGTTGCCGTGTGTGTGATGCTGATAGGATATTCCTGCAGCGCTGTGCCGGCCGTGGTAGCTTTGTCTTTTCTCACTGCCCAGAATGGGAAACTGAtgcacagaaagagagaagaaatcagCTGCCCACAGAGGAGAAAGTGGTCATTAATTCTTGTCATCTCTTATCAAAGGGGCAACCAACCACTGGGCTACACCAGTAAATCTCAGGGCACAGAATGCATTTTGGCAGCAGAAATGTATCCATATATGGGGACAGAGGGGGGAAGAAGCTTTCCACTGTACACACATGGACCTGGTCAACACATCACAGCACACAGAGAAGGTCCCATCATGAAAGCAAGAGCAGTGCCTACAGCCCTGTCATGATTCAGTCCCTCCTCGTACTGGCTCCATctaatttctctttctgctatAACGTAACTCACACAATATGCCTTTTTGTCCGTGGGTTTTTCTAACATGAACGTGAAAGCGAAAGCTGTGGAACTGGGAGCCACAGATGATTTTGACTTACAAGCACAATAAAGAGACTATTAACTTTCCCAGGCATTTAAAGGTCTGGTGTATTTAAAAGgaatctttctggttttgactgtTTCCATTCACACAGAAATGACAGAACACTGTGTTATCTGAAGCTCCAAATTCTGAGAGATCCCTCAACAACCTGTGCATAACAGAATAGAGAATGACCTTAAAAATTCCCTGCAGTTTGTAATGGCACACACTCATGCGAGTTTTCTTAACTTGTTCAGAAGTATGAATCTACCTAATTCTGCTCTTTGACCCCTTGTGAAAGTTTTGGACTGTTGCTTTGGTCATTAGCTGTGAATTAAAGTCAATAAAATGCACAGCAGTCATTGTTTTACTGATAGGTTAGCATTTTATTCCCTAATGCAGAACACCTCTCAGAAACAACTCTCACTTTGTGTAATTCTTGTTCAGTGGCTATGAGGACCTTAAAGTGTTGGTCTTAGTTCTTCTTTGGATTTGCTTTATGTATTCACAATAAGCATTCTGAAGTAAGTGTCCtaccttcagcagctctgccatccAGTGCCTCCAAAATGGATCATGCAAATCTCACTAGAagaatttcctctgttttcttacaTTAGGGACAGTGTTGGGTCGTTCAATGCCTCCAACagattttaaattgtatttcaaatGCAGATGCCCTCCTGCCACAGCTTGAATAATCTGACATTAGCACATGATATATTCCATGGAATGTCAGGAGCATGAATAATGTAATTTACCTGCCTTTCACACAGGTACCATAACTGTCAGTTGCCAAAGACTAGCCTCACAGCGAAGAAGTCGAGGAATTTGTTAAAGTTGTTTCAACTTAGTTGAAGTAGTAGCAGAATCAGTAGTTTCATGGAACAGGGACAATGAAACTACATCACGCACAAGCACTTTGACTTGCAAGTCCATGAGAACCTACATGAGCATCTGCACGCTAGTTCAATTATGAGATTGCTTCTGCAGCAAGTTTATGTAGTGCCTTATAACAACAATCACAGgagcaaaaaagaaaattgtttccttcagAAATTTCTCTAGTAATTGAGGATGTAGAGAGCTACAAGCTGGCTTTATCACTATCCCAGGATACCTTGGAGTCTCAAACACCTTCAGCATTATTAAAGGATGTCAACAGCAGCTGCAGGCTCTAGCAGCCCTTTCCCAGGACGCTCCTGACCAGCCACTGGAGCCCAGCCCAGTGCCTAGGGACTTGGGATCTCAGGGACGCAGCTGCTGCTATCTCATTTGCAGGTTCAACCAATAGTAAAGTTAAGCACGTATCCTGGAGACTCACAGGACACAGACACgcaaagacacacacagacatgcaaagGACTTTGACATGGCCAGCCACACAGACTGTCACAGACAATACATACAGGACTCACATCACAGCCATGTCCCCTCCTCCTCTGGCGCTGGCAGAGACAGGAGGTTGCTAGAGCAGGCTCACACATAACATCCCCTCGCCCTCTGACCCACCCCACAGGTCCCCTACTCACTGGCTGGTCCAGCTTTGAGTTTGCTGATGAATATACATGCACACCCCCTGCACACCTAGTATGGGGGAGGTATAGacactccctcctgcccccagcagccagcacaaGGCACGAGAGCGGTGACCCAgggtcctgctccagctgccagtGCTGAGCCACTCACCCACCTCACTTGCGCCAGTCCCCTCAGTAACTGGTTTTGGGGACCACATGCTGTTCTTATCCCAGTGGCTCTAGGCTGAGAACCTActggctccagcagctggcaCCAAAGCCACTCACACTGATCTCCCCAGTAGCCAGTACTTGGTCCTTGCAGCACATGTGCACATGGGAGAGAGCAATAATATGCAGAGAGATCTGAAAAGATTTAATAAGACAAGACAGACTGCAGTGATCAGGCACAGGGTTCAGCCACACCAGCAGTGACCAGCCCCGGTTTACGCACAATCAGACCCTTTTAGACCCCTTTCCTTTCTATCCCCCTCTTTGTTCCTCCTGGCTCCCCTTCACCTGAACATCCCCTCAACAGCTGTCGCAGTCCCACTGACCCCGTTCAACATATTCGACCCTCATGTTTGCATCCTTACTAGTTGCAAAGTCCCAGTCACCTGCAGTGTCTTGAGAGCTCATCAGCTGGTGATGTTTATTCCTGGGTATTGTCTCTTAGTGCTAACTGGTCAGGTTTTATGTCTCTGTGTTTTTGACTCCCTCCCTTTTGTTATCATTCCAATTTGGCAAGGTCCTTAGTCAGAAAATCTGATTGGAAAATAAACATCCTTGCACTCGATATGGATACCAAAGAGCTATCCTCTTAACATCTCTCAGTAACAGGAGATCAGTATTATGGTTGTCTCTACTGTGTCTTATGATTTTGGCAGTTCTCAGAAGCATGATGTTGggtcaaaatgtattttttttggaCACAGTGGATTTGGTCACaacattttccatgttatttttatgactgattttggggaaaaagaggaGTTGGGGGAAGATAGCAGAACATCAAAATCATTATTCCTGTTTTCTcatcaagaaaaggaaagcaaatcaCACACAATTGCATAGTTTTGATTGGGTAGATCCAGCCTGCAAATGCGGATTGTGGACTCTCATTTTTGTCTACTCCTCTAGATACAGCTGCCTGATGTTTCAGATCAGAATCCTCTGCAGGCCTGGGTTTTAACTACACAGAGAGCAGAGCCATAGAATAAAGTCACTACACTCAGGTACAAGGAACAGGTAGAGAAGGCCCAGTGGAATGTCCCTCAAGGCTCTGTACCAGGACAAGTagcatttaatatcttcatcagcaACCCAGAcagtaggattgagtgcacccttagcaagtttgtggatgacaacaagctgagtggtgcagttgattcattagagggaagggatgacatccagagggaccttgacaggcttgagaagtgggctcATGaatgttcaacaaggccaagtcctgcacctgtgCCAGGGCAATCTCCACTACCAacacagactgggggatgaagggattgagaacagcctggtggagaagaacttggggatACAGTGACAGAACAAAGGGAAATGGTTTGATACTGAAATAAGGTAGATTTCAGTTGgccataaggaagaaattttttatggtgagggtggtgagccactggaacaggttgccccaAGAGGCTGTAGATGCCCCATGCGTGGAAGTGTTCAAACTGATGTtcgatggggctttgaacaatctgatctagtgaaagatgtccgTGCTTATTGCAGGAGAGTTGGACTAGATGctctttaaaggtcccttccaacccaaaacattctatgattctatgattctatagttctatgattctattacgATTCTATGACCATTGTCCCAATTTGCTCCCAGGAAAGCATTTTACCATGTATCCCGAACTAATAGCCACTAATGGAAATTGGGAGACCTGCAAAGTGATCATTGAAATCTGTGCTGGGACAGCACTTTTTCAGTGAACAGATCCCTGGTCACTAAGAATAGATACGTTCCTATACCCACCTAGAGGATCATGGTGGGAAGGAACACAAACTGCTGGAGACTCCCAATTAAACTCCCAATTAAACTCCCAATTAAcagaaagtttggggtttttttggggttttttttgttctgtgtaatAGTAATATTAACTCTGTAGAGAGAACCAATGGAGAGGTTTATTACTTTCTTCAGATGCAAAATGGAACCAGGCTACAATGCCAGAATGTTCTTTTGGGTCTTGCACAAAAATTATAGGACTTTCCTGATTTATTTGATATCTGCCTGGGAATCTTAACCGTCACACAATGGTAACGAGCATCAGTTCCCTACCTGCATACATGTACCACAGACTGGCTGGCTTGTCTTTGCTGGATGCCAATGACTCATCAGTTGATGCTTCCACAATGTTTCAGGTCTCCTGTCTTAGTACTAAATAATTGTATTCAGTGATGGGTTCCCAGAAGTTTTTCCCACTTTGGTATTGTTGCTATGTGTTTTCTTGTAAGGAGAATGGCCATAATCCAGTAAATGACTAACTACAAGCCATATTGATAGTAGACCATCATCATCTGGGATGTGTGCTTGGGACATCTAATGGCAGATGCATGATTTGCTCGTTTTTCACAATCTGTTATGCAGATGGAGGTTCTTGTACAGATACCTTTC
This window of the Strix uralensis isolate ZFMK-TIS-50842 chromosome 22, bStrUra1, whole genome shotgun sequence genome carries:
- the LOC141953338 gene encoding olfactory receptor 10A7-like, translating into MKPTEGPEPGNHTLLTAFVLSGLSNHPELQHLLFFTFCLMYTFTIIGNLLIFMVTVHPTLRTPMYFFLRVLSFLDISTASAIVPKMLVNFLSEDRSISYTGCATQLYCVVFFGTTEWYLLTAMAYDRYVAICKPLRYSVIMNSRVCHSLVLLSFCSGIVVSVVQTAWVFTLTFCEPKKINYFFCDIPPLIMLSCTDTSFYEKQIITATVLVIFAPFCLILVSYACIISSILKISSTEGRHKTFSTCSSHFIVVTMYCVSGTLNYLRPKSSNSEDTKKFLALIYTTIIPTLNPLIYSLRNKEMKGVLIKIIAELRKR